The Neptunomonas concharum genomic interval CGGGCCCTGTAAATTTAACAGAATCAACGGCCTTTGCCGGAGCATTGGCAAGTGCTATTGATACCCTTCCTGAAAGAGAGAAGTTGGTTTTGGCGCTTTACTACGACGAAGAATTAAACCTTAAAGAGATAGGTGAAATTCTTGGTGTAAGTGAGTCCAGAGTGAGCCAAATTCACAGTCAAGCAGCCCACCGTTTACGCGGACGGCTTAGAGATTGGCAATAAATTTTTCTCTAAGTCCCCATTTTTCTGAAAATTAGTCTAGATTTTAAGTCAGGCGGAAATAAAGCAATCAGGTTCGCCTTACTTGTGTGTCTGAATTGGGGGATTTTGTCTTGAAAAAAGACATCAAGATTCTTGTAGTAGATGACTTCTCTACGATGAGACGAATAATTAAAAACTTACTCCGTGACCTTGGTTTTAATAATGTAGTTGAGGCGGATGATGGTAAAACCGCTTTACCTATTCTTAAGCAAGGGGGTATCCAGTTTCTTGTTACCGATTGGAATATGCCTGAGATGACTGGGATCGACTTGGTTAAAACTGTGCGTGCGGATCCTAATTTGTCAGGTATACCGATCTTAATGGTAACGGCTGAAGCAAAGCGAGAGCAGATTATAGCTGCGGCTCAAGCTGGGGTGAACGGCTATGTTGTTAAGC includes:
- the cheY gene encoding chemotaxis response regulator CheY, yielding MKKDIKILVVDDFSTMRRIIKNLLRDLGFNNVVEADDGKTALPILKQGGIQFLVTDWNMPEMTGIDLVKTVRADPNLSGIPILMVTAEAKREQIIAAAQAGVNGYVVKPFTAAVLKEKIDKIFERIQA